The DNA sequence AGAACATCTCCTTCCGGCAGATGATTAATGTTGACGTCTTTGACCTGCCGAATAAATTTATTTTTCTCCGGTTCTTCAACTATCAATGCTTTGTAGGTGAAATGATCCATGCGCGTCATCCTTTCATTTTATCCATGAGGTGAATACAAATTTTCCGCTGCAGGGCTCTCCAGAATAACGGCACCCTGCCTGCCAACCTGCGCCATGCCATTGACACAAATTAAGACTTTTACTGGGGAACCGGTGAGCAGTCATCCAAACTGAAGCTGAAAAATGTCAAGGATCCGGTCAACACTGTCCCGATGATAAGAATTTTCCTTTATAATAAGGGAAAATTTAAAATGGTGCACGAAAAAGACCGAAGCTCAATGATGACCGGGAATTCAACGGCAATTTTCAATATCTTATAGGCAAGTAAAATCAAGATACCGTATAATCGATTTATTGTCAAGACGCTATATTGCTGTAAATTGGCTAAAATCTTGTAATTTCAGCCAAAATTTCCACTTTAGCCCCTTGCTATTTCTCTTCGGATAGTGTAAAATAAATCGGATTGGAAAAGTTTTCCCCAACTCCTTTAACCGGGATGCCATTTATCTCCTTAGGCGGCACTGGATATTCCAGCATGATTTGATAACGATATGCTGAAATTTACCAATGGTTTTTGTTATGAGCAAAAGAAAAAGCCTATTTTCTATTGTACTTTTATCACTCATGATTTCTCAACTGGCTTGGCTTGGGGGCTGTGATCAAAAAAAAGAGCCCATCAAAATAGGCCTTTCGATTAACCTGAGCGGTCGGGGCGGTACTGCAGGAGAGTATATCCGTGATGGCGCTATGCTTGCTGTATCAGAGATTAACCAGAAGGGAGGGATACACGGACGCCCCATCTCTCTGTTAATAAAGGATGATAAGAACACGGAGGAAGGGATTATTCAGGCGGATGAGGAATTGATTGCAGAGGGGGTTCCGGTTATTATTGGGCATACTTACTCTGAGACTACTCTAAAGGCATATCCCTACGTGACCTCGCGCAATACAATCTTATTTACCGCATTCACCGCTACAACCCGGTTGACCGCAAAGGACGACCTTTTTTTTCGGACCTCTGTAGATAACAGCGCTTATGGCAGGGCCCTAAACACGTTGCTTACCAAAAGACAGATACAGACGGTTTCCTTTCTTCTGGATATGTCGAATTCCAGTTTCGTGTTGGACTATGTGGAACAAACCCGGAAATATTATTCCGGCCATGTTGCGGTGGTTCAGTTCAATTCCCGGGAAAAAACGGACTGGGATAGCATTATCCCTGACCTGATGGATGCAAAACCGGATGCCATTATGCTGCTCACGGAGGTGACCATGACCGGAGTTGCCGCACAAAAGCTCAGAGCCAAAGGGTTTGAAGGGGATTTTATTGCCAGTTTGTGGGCTCAGACCCCTGATCTAATGCGTTATGGCGGCAGGGATGTGGAAGATTTAACGATCATTACTTTTATCAGCCCCCAATATCAGAACCCTCAATATGTGGATTTTGCCAAAGGGATTAAAGAAAAATTTAACAAGTCAGTTACTGCCCGCACCGTGCGAGCCTATGAAGCTGTACACATCATTTCACAAGCCTTAAAACAGTGTGAGGAGATGAGCGCCCCGGAACTGAAAAAAGCCCTTCTTAACATATCAAAATTCGATAGTGTAATGGGGCCGTTACGGTTTGATGCCTTCGGTGATGTGATCCGGCCTGTCTTTGAAATCAGAATAAAGAACGGTAAATTTCATAATGAAGGGCAGATAAAATGAGCCTTTCATTACGCTCACGAATTAGACGCATCGTTATTATCACCGGTATCTTTTTCTATCTCCTCGCCTCCCTGATAATCGCCGCATTACATATAAGGGAAAAAAAGAGAGACTATGCCTCAGCGATGATCACCACCGTTAAAACATGTGAGGCGATTATCATAGACTATATTAGCCAGTATGATGAATACATCCAACATGTGATAGCAGAAACACCTGATGATGAAGAGTCTGCGGTCATCAATCATTTTCAGCAAAACCTCCGTTTTCTGAATCGGCAGGATTTGTATTATATTCTGGATCAGCATAACCGACTGATCTATATTCAGGATCCTTATGAGCCATTTCAAGGGCTTGATCTTTCTCACCTTGAACATATCGCAGGCAAAAAGGCTATGCCCAAGGTATATCAATCCCTGTTCAGTCAGCGGCCGGTAGTGGCTTTTCTTTATCCGATCTCCGGAAACAGGCTGTTGGTATTGGAAAAGGATCTTAAAGGCATCATTCCCCTGGCCAAGCATTTCAATCAGGGAGAAATTTTTAAAGGAGGATATCTGTTTATCCTCTCTGCCAACGGCACCGTTGTTTATCACCCGGACAGTCATCTCGCCGACAGCCGGCATAATTTTGGTTTTGAACTTACCGATTGGAGCGATTCAGATGCAAGAGGGCTTCAAACCTTCATTTATAATAACAAAAAGTATTTGTGCTACAAGGCCGGACTTGAAAAACCCGTCGGCTGGATGCTCTATTTCGTCGTCCCCTCTGCCACCCTTTTCAGGGCCATTATCTTTCATGTGGTTCAAATGTTTTTAATTTTTGCAGCGGTTTTTTCTTTTCTTATATTTTTTCTTCAGCTCATAATAAACAAAAAACTATCAGAACCGGTAAGCGAGATCGTGTCCAGTATATCGACTCGCAATCTGAATGGCACCGACGAGCCGATACCTCAAAGCAAGGCCTCAGGTACGATCGAATTAACAAACATTATTGATGCCATTAATAATATGACCGACGAGCTGGATCGATCAAATGCAATCCTGAAAGCGAGCGAGCAGAAGCACCGCATACTTGTTGAAACCATGACCGATGGGGTATTTATTTTAGATACAGATGGTAAGATTGTCTTTCTGAACCCTGAATTTGAACATGTTACCGGATACGGCGCCCAGGAATTTATTGGGCGGCCTTTCACTGAAATACTTGCTCCTGAACATATCGAATCAACCCTTGACCGATTCAAACGAGGTCTTTCGGGCGATACGATTCCCGTTTATGAAGTAGAGCTTAAGCATAAGG is a window from the Thermodesulfobacteriota bacterium genome containing:
- a CDS encoding ABC transporter substrate-binding protein, which produces MSKRKSLFSIVLLSLMISQLAWLGGCDQKKEPIKIGLSINLSGRGGTAGEYIRDGAMLAVSEINQKGGIHGRPISLLIKDDKNTEEGIIQADEELIAEGVPVIIGHTYSETTLKAYPYVTSRNTILFTAFTATTRLTAKDDLFFRTSVDNSAYGRALNTLLTKRQIQTVSFLLDMSNSSFVLDYVEQTRKYYSGHVAVVQFNSREKTDWDSIIPDLMDAKPDAIMLLTEVTMTGVAAQKLRAKGFEGDFIASLWAQTPDLMRYGGRDVEDLTIITFISPQYQNPQYVDFAKGIKEKFNKSVTARTVRAYEAVHIISQALKQCEEMSAPELKKALLNISKFDSVMGPLRFDAFGDVIRPVFEIRIKNGKFHNEGQIK